ctgtctctattatattatgaaagaccagctagatctacagtccctactatattatggcagaccagctagatctactgtctctactatattttgaccgaccagctagatctactgtatctattatattgtgacagaccagctagatcaactgtctctaccatattatgacagaccagctagatctactgtctctattatattatgacagagaagctagatctactgtctctactatattatgacagaccagctagatctactgtttacaatacattatgacagaccagctagaactactgtccctattatattattacagaccagttagatctactctCTGTagtatattacgacagaccagacagatctactgtctatattatattacgacagaccagccaaatctactgcctatactatattttgacagacgagctagatatactgtctttattatattatgcgagaccagatggatctactttctctactatattatgaaagaccagctagatctactgtctctattatattatgacagacaagctagatctactgtctctactatattatgacagaccagctagatctactgtttacaatacattatgacagaccagctatgtctactgtctctactatattatgaaagaccagcgagatctactctctctattatattatgacagaccagctagatttactgtatctattatattatgacagaccagctagatctactgtctcttctatattatgacagaccagcgagatctactctctctattatattatgacagaccagctagatctactgtatctattatattatgacagaccagctagatctactgtctcttctatattatgacagaccagcgagatctactctctctattatattatgacagaccagctagatctactgtatctattatattatgacagaccagctagatctactgtctctactatattatgacagaccagccagatctacagtctctactatattatgacagaccagctagatctactgcctctaatatattttgacagacgagctagatatactgtctttattgtattatgcgagaccagctagatctactttctctactatattattaaagaccagctagatctactgtctctattatattatgacagaccagctggatctactgtctctattagattatgacagaccagctagaccaactgtatctactatattatgacagaccggccagatctacagtctctactatattatgacagaccagctagatctactgtctctactatattatgacagaccagctagatctactgtctctattatattatgacagacgagctagatctactgtctctactctattatgacagaccagctggatctactgtctctattatactatgacagaccagctagatctactgtctctactatataatgacagaccagctagatctacattctctactatattatgacagaccagctagaactactgtccctattatattattacagaccagttagatctactgtctgtactatattacgacagaccagacagatctactgtctatattatattacgacagaccagccaaatctactgcctatactatattttgacagaccagctagatatactgtctttattatattatgacagacaagctagatcaactgtctctactatattatgacagaccagctagatctactgtttacaatacattatgacagaccagctatgtctactgtctctactatattatgacagaccagcgagatctactctctctattatattatgacagaccagctagatctactgtatcgattatattatgacagaccagctagatctactctctcttctatattatgacagaccagcgagatctactctctctattaaattatgtaagactttgtttacttgctgtttgaggtgaagaaaacattactttgagaagctccacaaatCATTAGTGGTACTTTTCAGACATTCCCAAATAGGTGCATCGCTCTCTGCATCACTCTGCCCTCTGTTTGCTAAAACGCAATTTGGTTGCAGAAACTCCTCCATACAAATGCAGAAACCGCTAGTTATACCAataccatagacctactgtaggacccataacttcacctaacaacaacatagacctacagaAAGGTGCCtatattggagaccaaaagtTGTCTGGCACACTGCTTAGGATTTCAACAACTTTAAAATTGTATTTCTTGCATAAAATTGtcgatgttactactaatggGTAAACAAGACAAAATGACTATTGTTGTTCACTTGACTGtcttaagacaaatgtcaaataattaacattcgTTAGACATCATTGTttgtacaacatcatggctaCGCTGTTGGCATCACCTTTTTACAGTGTGTTTTTGCTGTTGTGGGCCTTAAACCGCCTGTCTGACTTTTTATTCTCACAGGAGAGAGACCTGACTATCTTGGATCCTCTGGGGggcctcaacaacctcatgatgctgacgaggcagaggagAGTCCCTCCACATCAAAACACCTCAAGAAGCACcagcagagacccacagggaagaaatcttattgctgctctgactgtgggaaaggTTGCAAATCTTCATCAAAACTTaaaatacaccagagaacacacacaggcgagaaaccttatagctgtggtcaatgtgggaagagttttactacatctggcGGTCTGACATTACAACAGAgaagacacacaggagagaaaccttatagctgtgatgaatgtgggaggagttttgttcaatctagccatctgactcaacaccagagaaaccacacaggagagaaaccttatagctgtgatcaatgtgggaggagttttgtTCAATCTAGCCATTTGATtcgacaccagagaacacacacaggagagaaatctcatagctgtgatcaatgtgacaaGAGATAATCTGATAAAATatctctgatcaaacatcagaaaatgCATACATGAAGAAGTTGTTTTATGATATCAATGAaaaaatgtcacaatgtagaatgttttaacattgtcgTAGGAGTAttctaatgatgtcacaatgtagaatgttttaacattgtagtaggagtattttaatgatgtcacaatgtagaatgttttaacattgtagtaggagtattttaatgatgtcacaatgtagaatgttttaacattgtagtaggagtattttaatgatgttctACCTCATCGTTTGCCCTGTTCAATTGATTGcagcatgatatggatattagcctcaggggaaaatccaggctctgaattgaaagagTATTTATCAAAAAGTGACTAACAAAAAAATGAGCTGTGTTACACTTACTGCGTTGGTGACCCACTTTAATCAAAATGCAGcacttcaaaatgtagctagctgttttCTACTAGTTGAAAAAgctgcttgtttaaaaaatacatgtaatatgatAATTGTTGCAGATGAAAGCAGTATAATAAATTGGTCTATAATCAATTTTATTAACAATCtgacatcactccagtatttcttGACAACATTCAAGTGCTAATTGTCTTTATTCCACTATTGAAGAAGCATGTCtcaaatcacctcatatttcaaacattcagcctgacaaaatatacatgttttattattccatTCCTCACCATTAAGTGAAGTATTGCCAATACATATTAACAAAGGGGTGTACATTTGGTTTTGATATTTCATATTTACAATTCATGTAACATTTAGTAATAATTATTATTTATGCAACCAGCTGACCATTTTTGGGTACAATTATATTGACAATGTTGCCCTGCTTTTAGAATATCAGGATTCATTCTCAATGTGCTAACCCAAATGCATGACATTGGGGACTGGGCCCGATCCAACAACTTTCCTATCgagtgaaccctgaaaagagGGCGAGAAGTAAGGTGGATAGTTACTACGGATATTGCAGGAGTTGGTTGCTGATTGTCTCAAGGGTGGGCAGTCAACCAGTTTTGCGTTTAGCCAGTGCGTTGCCATGgatcacaatttattttgacTGCACATTTTTTCCGTATTGGAGACTCATTGGAGAGTTTTTTTTGTTCCAAGGGGATGAGAGTTCTGGAAGctaaaatgcttgtgcttctagttccgacaatgcagtaataatctaacctaacaattccacaactactaccttatacacacaagtgtaaagggataaagaatatgtacataaagatatatgaatgagtgatggtacagaacggcataggcaagatggtatcgagtacagtatatacatatgagatgagtaatgtagggtatgtaaacaaagtggctagtgatacatgcattacataaagatgcagtagatatagagtacagtatattcatatacatatgagatgagtaatgtagggtatgtaaaaatattaagtggcattgttaacagtggctagtgatacattttttacatcaatttccattattaaagtggctggagttgtgtcagtatgttggcagcagccactctatattagtggtggctatttaacagtctgatggccttgagatagaagctgtttttcagtctctcggtcccagctttgatgaacctgtactgacctcgccttctggatgatagcggggtgaacaggcagtggctctggtggttgttgtccttgatgatctttatggccttcctgagacatcgggtggtgtaggtgtcctggagggcaggtagtttgcccccgatgatgcgttgtgtagacctcactaccctctggagagccttgcggttgtgggcggagcagttgccgtaccaggcagtgatacagcccgacaggatgctctcgattgtgcatctatatAATATGACTAAATGTGTTACAGGGGCAGTCAAGAAATGGAACAGCAAGaccacagaacatgacataagcaGATCTGTGAGAGACCACCTCAAGCCCCTGGTAGAGCCGGGGGTGGTGTTTACCACTCCACCACGCCTTCAGCAGGCTGGAAAAGTGGGATTGATCTGTTTGATCCAGTAGTTGAATCCTTTGACGTATTGTTGATTTCAAAACATTTCAGTTTCAACAAATGAACTGAGTTGGTTGAAAAGTGATACTAAACTTACATACCATGTAGTGTTTTATCATACTAAGATATGTTTTGCTTTTGCACATATTTGTTCATTGGTTTTGCTAGTCTGTTGATTGCCAGTCATTGGGTTCATTTGTCTTAcaatatgttcaaatcaaatcaagctttatttatacagcccaTTTCAGACAAGGATACAAACCAACGGGTTCACAggaaaaaacaatgaaaataaacagaaatatttaGTACACAAACAATAATAACTGAAAGACTAATGAGCATTCTTAGGAAATGCCATTGATTAAAATATTATTTGGATGCAATATCCAAACCCAAAATATTAGCTTGttttttaggaggggttctgaaagacactgaGGGTGTCGACTGAAAAttgactagtaacaacaactgggacctaaaagacacccaccatgagacccactaaaCATGCCTAAGaggaaaacaaaagaaaaacccacaccaaacttaaagacaggaagtaAACCAGAAAGGtggttaaaataatttattacaatcaataccattcatactattacaaaatcataattctcattcattcttaattaattgtatttacaaaaacatca
This sequence is a window from Oncorhynchus mykiss isolate Arlee chromosome 13, USDA_OmykA_1.1, whole genome shotgun sequence. Protein-coding genes within it:
- the LOC118938123 gene encoding zinc finger protein with KRAB and SCAN domains 8-like isoform X2, which gives rise to MMKKRWSACWMEKDALVEEEAVTIQKQVEVEAVIAKEEKEVSVKEEEDSFRVKVKEVEGEVTVSSKNVEEEETGYLGPVSQAHLKASDGSNDERALINTRERPDYLGSSGGPQQPHDADEAEESPSTSKHLKKHQQRPTGKKSYCCSDCGKGCKSSSKLKIHQRTHTGEKPYSCGQCGKSFTTSGGLTLQQRRHTGEKPYSCDECGRSFVQSSHLTQHQRNHTGEKPYSCDQCGRSFVQSSHLIRHQRTHTGEKSHSCDQCDKR